In Nocardia sputorum, a single genomic region encodes these proteins:
- a CDS encoding S-adenosylmethionine:tRNA ribosyltransferase-isomerase, translating into MTVRTTLPFFDLSPERDAAAPPEARGIARDDVRLLVADPELTHSLFRELPDRLRPGDLLVVNNSATMSSAVDATLRGEPVVLHFSTWLDDGRWVVEVRRPQRTPYPAERLSSGTVLGLPDAAATLHAPWLPGGRRLWSADVTTDVPRLLAAHGRPITYSYMPQRWSASYYTTVFGRVPGSAEMPSAARPFTERLVLDLIAAGVALAPITLHTGVSSPEAGEPPSPERFVVPASTARLVNATKAAGGRVVAVGTTVTRALETAADPSGLVHASHGWTDLVLGAERSARVVGGLITGWHAPGASHLDLLVAVAGEETVAAAYAAAVDTGYLWHEFGDSALLFGSRLSSP; encoded by the coding sequence GTGACGGTGCGCACCACCCTGCCGTTCTTCGACCTGTCCCCGGAACGAGATGCCGCCGCCCCACCCGAGGCGCGGGGTATCGCGCGCGACGACGTCCGCCTGCTGGTCGCCGATCCGGAACTGACCCACTCGCTGTTCCGCGAGCTACCGGACCGGCTGCGCCCCGGCGACCTCCTGGTGGTGAACAATTCGGCGACCATGTCGTCCGCGGTCGACGCCACGTTGCGCGGCGAGCCGGTCGTGCTGCACTTCTCGACGTGGCTGGACGACGGTCGCTGGGTGGTGGAGGTCCGGAGGCCGCAGCGCACTCCTTATCCGGCCGAGCGGCTCTCGTCCGGGACCGTGCTGGGATTGCCGGATGCCGCGGCGACTCTGCACGCGCCCTGGCTCCCCGGCGGTCGGCGTCTCTGGAGCGCCGACGTCACCACCGACGTGCCTCGACTGCTGGCCGCCCACGGCCGTCCGATCACGTATTCCTATATGCCGCAGCGGTGGTCGGCCTCGTACTACACGACCGTCTTCGGGCGGGTCCCGGGCAGTGCGGAAATGCCCAGTGCCGCAAGGCCGTTCACCGAGCGTCTGGTGCTGGATCTGATCGCCGCGGGTGTCGCTCTCGCGCCGATCACGCTGCACACGGGCGTCTCCTCGCCCGAGGCAGGGGAGCCGCCGAGCCCGGAGCGCTTCGTCGTCCCGGCCTCGACGGCGCGGCTGGTGAACGCCACGAAAGCCGCGGGCGGACGCGTCGTCGCGGTCGGCACGACGGTGACGCGGGCGCTGGAGACCGCAGCCGACCCGTCGGGCCTGGTCCACGCCTCGCACGGATGGACCGACCTGGTGCTCGGAGCGGAACGATCGGCTCGTGTGGTGGGCGGTCTGATCACAGGTTGGCACGCGCCCGGCGCGTCCCACCTGGATCTTTTGGTGGCGGTGGCGGGGGAGGAGACCGTCGCCGCCGCCTATGCCGCTGCCGTGGACACCGGCTATCTGTGGCACGAGTTCGGCGACAGCGCCCTGCTGTTCGGCAGCCGGCTCAGCTCACCGTGA
- a CDS encoding Uma2 family endonuclease, whose protein sequence is MTEASIAYRWTRSEFLRAWEAGAFDHRVELVEGEVWPVVIGDWHGFTVGRIVGRLPRVGVEVTNATLPTGESLPDPDCWALRSGAEPVDVIGTKLSVWAASDVLLVVEVSDETVVQDLNRKADLYSRAGYPTYWVVTKDVIYEHTEPTSQGYRTRTRYRPGDHIPVHYADTTIAVDDLLFSR, encoded by the coding sequence ATGACCGAGGCTTCGATCGCCTACCGCTGGACGCGCAGCGAGTTCCTGCGCGCGTGGGAGGCGGGCGCGTTCGACCATCGCGTCGAACTCGTCGAGGGGGAGGTATGGCCGGTGGTAATCGGTGACTGGCACGGGTTCACAGTCGGCCGGATCGTCGGTCGGCTGCCACGCGTCGGCGTCGAGGTGACCAATGCGACACTACCGACCGGTGAGTCATTGCCCGATCCGGACTGCTGGGCACTTCGCTCGGGCGCCGAGCCTGTCGATGTGATCGGCACCAAGTTGTCTGTGTGGGCAGCTTCCGATGTCCTCCTCGTTGTGGAAGTTTCGGACGAGACAGTGGTGCAGGATCTCAACCGCAAAGCGGACCTGTACAGCCGCGCCGGTTACCCGACCTATTGGGTCGTCACCAAAGACGTGATCTACGAGCACACCGAGCCGACATCGCAGGGGTACCGCACCCGAACCAGGTACCGTCCTGGCGACCACATTCCCGTCCATTACGCGGACACCACCATCGCCGTGGATGATCTGCTGTTCTCCCGGTAG
- a CDS encoding AAA family ATPase, whose protein sequence is MLRSFQVTNHRSLADEQELRLTKGSGPVAVPVTAVHGGAAAGKTNLIDALGQMRDAVLHSVTGWDPYAGPVRAPHLGFPERPSEFVAAFVAEGVPYTYGFRLDNADVTAEWLHTHPRSRKRIVFERSGEQIKIGPMFEAARYGITALAPLVRPNALLLSLAGQMYSDALVPAYRWFESMLEVQRGPAEPDAIAHRLGSHVSRSADNAARLLMLLRTAELGITDLLVAEHDPMYADYLRELDADIAGLGKRIDLCATSPGHADEILRETGLTPVLLERELTNLKAARDALYARMVARRGVGLNLVHDGIDAPFEIADESAATLSLLRVLPAMLDALDAGRVLAVDDIGACLPAEETDRLIQLFQNPETNVRGAQLIFTTNNRMLIDRGNGRSQRTRTSVWHIRRTAQGTSELAPV, encoded by the coding sequence ATGCTGCGCAGTTTTCAGGTGACCAATCACAGATCGCTGGCCGACGAGCAGGAGTTGCGACTCACCAAGGGAAGCGGACCGGTGGCCGTGCCGGTGACCGCCGTGCACGGCGGCGCCGCGGCGGGCAAGACGAACCTGATCGATGCGCTCGGGCAGATGCGCGACGCGGTGCTGCATTCGGTGACCGGATGGGATCCGTACGCGGGCCCGGTGCGTGCGCCGCACCTCGGGTTCCCGGAGCGGCCTTCGGAATTCGTGGCGGCGTTCGTCGCCGAGGGCGTGCCCTACACCTACGGCTTCCGCCTGGACAACGCCGACGTGACGGCGGAGTGGCTGCACACCCACCCACGCTCGCGCAAACGAATCGTATTCGAGCGCAGCGGGGAACAGATCAAGATCGGCCCGATGTTCGAGGCGGCGCGCTACGGGATCACCGCGCTGGCTCCGCTGGTGCGCCCGAACGCCCTGCTGCTCAGCCTGGCCGGACAGATGTACTCCGACGCGCTCGTGCCCGCCTACCGCTGGTTCGAGTCCATGCTCGAAGTGCAGCGCGGTCCCGCCGAACCCGACGCCATCGCCCACCGGCTGGGCAGCCACGTCTCCCGCTCGGCGGACAACGCGGCGCGGCTGCTGATGCTGCTGCGCACGGCCGAGCTGGGCATCACCGACCTGCTCGTCGCCGAGCACGACCCGATGTACGCGGACTACCTGCGTGAACTGGACGCCGACATCGCCGGCCTCGGCAAGCGGATCGACCTGTGCGCCACCTCGCCCGGCCATGCCGACGAGATCCTGCGCGAGACCGGCCTGACCCCCGTGCTGCTCGAGCGCGAGCTGACCAACTTGAAGGCGGCGCGCGACGCCCTGTACGCGCGGATGGTGGCTCGGCGCGGCGTCGGCCTGAACTTGGTGCACGACGGCATCGACGCTCCGTTCGAGATCGCTGACGAATCCGCCGCCACGCTGTCGTTGCTGCGGGTGCTGCCCGCCATGCTCGACGCGCTGGACGCGGGCCGGGTGCTCGCCGTCGACGACATCGGCGCGTGCCTGCCCGCCGAGGAGACCGATCGGCTGATCCAGCTGTTCCAGAATCCGGAGACCAACGTGCGGGGCGCCCAATTGATCTTCACGACGAACAACCGGATGCTGATCGATCGGGGCAACGGGCGTTCGCAACGCACCCGTACGTCGGTCTGGCACATCCGGCGCACCGCGCAGGGCACCAGCGAGCTCGCGCCGGTGTGA
- a CDS encoding GNAT family N-acetyltransferase, with the protein MPGMDVRDAGVVVRAARPDEYAAVGELTVEVYVGEGYVEAGSWYAGELADTARRAASARILVATHADRIVGSLTVAPAGNPYAEIALPGELEFRMLAVAKTARGLGAGTALVRTVIELARAEGCAAVALTTMPAMVDARRIYDRFGFRPVPSRDWRTSAGELLHVLRLPLDPAGEPT; encoded by the coding sequence ATGCCGGGTATGGATGTGCGGGATGCGGGCGTCGTCGTTCGGGCGGCACGGCCGGACGAGTACGCCGCGGTCGGTGAGCTGACCGTGGAGGTCTACGTCGGCGAGGGTTATGTGGAGGCGGGCAGCTGGTACGCGGGCGAGCTGGCCGACACCGCTCGCCGCGCCGCCTCGGCCCGGATCCTGGTTGCCACGCACGCGGACCGGATCGTCGGCTCCCTGACGGTCGCGCCGGCAGGGAATCCGTACGCGGAGATCGCGCTGCCGGGTGAACTGGAATTCCGCATGCTCGCCGTCGCGAAGACCGCACGCGGACTCGGCGCGGGAACGGCGTTGGTGCGCACCGTCATCGAGCTCGCCCGGGCGGAAGGGTGCGCTGCGGTCGCCCTCACCACCATGCCGGCGATGGTCGACGCCCGCCGGATCTACGACCGCTTCGGCTTCCGCCCGGTGCCCAGCCGCGACTGGCGGACCAGTGCCGGGGAGTTGCTGCACGTGCTCCGGCTGCCACTCGACCCTGCCGGCGAGCCGACCTAG
- a CDS encoding amino acid-binding protein — protein MSYLLRVQLPDRPGSLGALALALGSVGADILSLDVVERGAGYAVDDLVVEVPSGALPDTLITAAESIGDVHVDSIRPYSGVLDTHRELELIDQVASARDDRMQVLVDGVPRVLRVGWSTIIDIGPHGAYRVVGSPSAPQTQAGSAPWMPLEKPSVLDPEGEWVPEIWRDMDTKLAAAPLGNTGKVLLLGRPGGPDFRPSEVARLGYLAGIVATVLG, from the coding sequence GTGTCGTATCTGCTCCGCGTGCAACTTCCGGATCGACCGGGAAGCCTCGGCGCTCTCGCCCTCGCACTCGGCTCCGTCGGCGCCGACATCCTGTCCCTGGATGTGGTCGAGCGCGGCGCCGGCTACGCCGTCGACGATCTGGTCGTCGAGGTGCCCTCCGGCGCGCTCCCCGACACCCTCATCACCGCCGCGGAATCGATCGGTGACGTGCACGTGGACTCGATCCGCCCGTACTCCGGCGTGCTCGACACCCACCGCGAGCTCGAACTCATCGACCAGGTGGCCAGCGCCCGCGACGACCGGATGCAGGTGCTGGTGGACGGCGTGCCGCGGGTGCTGCGGGTCGGCTGGAGCACGATCATCGACATCGGGCCGCACGGGGCCTACCGCGTGGTCGGCAGCCCGAGCGCGCCGCAGACGCAGGCGGGTTCGGCGCCGTGGATGCCGCTGGAGAAGCCCAGCGTGCTCGATCCCGAAGGGGAGTGGGTGCCGGAGATCTGGCGGGACATGGACACCAAGCTGGCCGCCGCTCCGCTCGGCAACACCGGCAAGGTGCTGCTGCTCGGCAGGCCGGGCGGACCCGACTTCCGGCCCTCCGAGGTGGCCCGGCTGGGTTACCTCGCGGGGATAGTCGCCACCGTCCTCGGTTGA
- the gatC gene encoding Asp-tRNA(Asn)/Glu-tRNA(Gln) amidotransferase subunit GatC → MPAISRDEVAHLARLSRLALSDAELDQFAGQLDSILSHVRTISEVAAADVPATASPNPATNVTRPDEVVPGLTPREALSGAPAVEEQRFMVPQILGEGE, encoded by the coding sequence GTGCCCGCCATCTCCCGCGACGAGGTCGCACACCTCGCCCGGCTGTCCCGGCTCGCGCTGTCCGATGCCGAACTGGATCAGTTCGCCGGACAGCTGGATTCGATCCTGAGCCACGTGCGGACCATCTCCGAGGTCGCCGCCGCCGACGTCCCGGCCACGGCGTCGCCGAACCCGGCGACCAACGTGACCCGGCCCGACGAAGTGGTGCCGGGCCTGACCCCGCGCGAGGCGCTGTCCGGCGCGCCCGCGGTGGAAGAACAGCGGTTCATGGTGCCGCAGATCCTGGGAGAGGGCGAATGA
- the gatA gene encoding Asp-tRNA(Asn)/Glu-tRNA(Gln) amidotransferase subunit GatA — protein MNAASHRDSTGGGGRATGGHDLTGLSAAELAHKIHGRELSSVEVTQAHLDRIAEVDGEYHAFLHVAGEQALEAAAAVDAALGSGAAPASPLAGVPLALKDVFTTTDMPTTCASKILEGWVSPYDATVTARLRAAGIPILGKTNMDEFAMGSSTENSAYGPTRNPWDTTRVPGGSGGGSAAALASNQAPLAIGTDTGGSIRQPAAVTATVGTKPTYGTVSRYGLVACASSLDQGGPCGRTVLDTALLHEVIAGYDPRDSTSRDVPVPPVVAAARAGAQGDLRGVKIGVVKELHSDSYQPGVLASFDAAVAVLKDLGAEVVEVSCPHFEYALSSYYLVMPSEVSSNLARFDAMRYGLRVADDGQHSAEQVMAATRAAGFGPEVKRRIMIGTYALSAGYYDAYYGQALKVRTLIARDFDKAYEQVDVLVSPTSPFTPWKLGEKVDDPLAMYLSDLCTLPTNLAGHPAMSVPSGLSKDDGMPVGLQIMAPALADDRLYKVGAAYEAARGPIA, from the coding sequence ATGAACGCAGCATCGCATCGCGATTCGACGGGGGGTGGTGGCCGGGCGACGGGCGGGCATGATCTGACCGGGCTGTCCGCGGCCGAGCTGGCCCACAAGATCCACGGCCGCGAGCTGTCGTCGGTGGAGGTGACGCAGGCGCACCTGGACCGGATCGCCGAGGTCGACGGCGAGTACCACGCCTTCCTGCACGTCGCGGGGGAACAGGCGCTGGAGGCCGCGGCCGCGGTGGACGCCGCGCTCGGCTCGGGCGCCGCGCCCGCCTCGCCGCTGGCGGGAGTTCCCTTGGCGCTCAAGGACGTCTTCACCACCACGGACATGCCGACCACCTGCGCGTCGAAGATCCTCGAGGGGTGGGTGTCGCCGTACGACGCGACGGTCACCGCGCGGTTGCGCGCGGCGGGCATCCCGATCCTCGGCAAGACCAACATGGACGAGTTCGCCATGGGCTCCTCCACCGAGAACTCCGCCTACGGCCCCACCCGCAACCCGTGGGACACCACCCGCGTCCCGGGCGGTTCGGGCGGCGGCTCCGCGGCGGCGCTGGCCTCGAACCAGGCGCCGCTGGCCATCGGCACCGACACCGGCGGGTCGATCCGCCAGCCCGCCGCCGTCACCGCGACCGTCGGCACCAAGCCGACCTACGGCACGGTGTCGCGCTACGGCCTGGTCGCCTGCGCGTCGTCGCTGGACCAGGGCGGTCCGTGCGGACGGACGGTGCTGGACACCGCGCTGCTGCACGAGGTGATCGCCGGGTACGACCCGCGCGACTCCACCTCGCGCGACGTACCGGTGCCGCCGGTGGTGGCCGCCGCGCGCGCCGGGGCACAGGGCGATCTGCGCGGCGTCAAGATCGGCGTGGTGAAGGAGCTGCACTCCGACAGCTACCAGCCCGGCGTGCTCGCCTCCTTCGACGCCGCCGTGGCGGTGCTGAAGGATCTCGGCGCCGAGGTGGTCGAAGTGTCTTGTCCGCACTTCGAATACGCGCTCTCGTCCTACTACTTGGTGATGCCGTCGGAGGTGTCGTCGAACCTCGCGCGGTTCGACGCCATGCGTTACGGCCTGCGCGTCGCCGACGACGGGCAGCACAGCGCCGAGCAGGTCATGGCGGCCACGCGTGCGGCCGGTTTCGGCCCGGAGGTCAAGCGGCGCATCATGATCGGGACCTACGCGCTGTCGGCGGGCTACTACGACGCCTACTACGGCCAGGCGCTGAAGGTGCGCACGCTCATCGCCCGCGACTTCGACAAGGCCTATGAGCAGGTCGACGTGCTCGTCTCGCCGACCAGCCCGTTCACGCCGTGGAAGCTGGGCGAGAAGGTCGACGATCCGCTGGCCATGTACCTCTCGGACCTGTGCACCCTGCCGACCAACCTGGCGGGTCACCCGGCCATGTCGGTGCCCTCGGGCCTGAGCAAGGACGACGGCATGCCCGTCGGCCTCCAGATCATGGCCCCCGCTCTCGCCGACGACCGCCTCTACAAGGTGGGCGCGGCCTACGAAGCGGCTCGCGGCCCCATCGCCTGA
- a CDS encoding SDR family NAD(P)-dependent oxidoreductase, protein MTRTWFITGAGRGLGRAFTTAALAQGDRVVATARDPESLTDLADDRLTVLPLDVRDREHVIATVDKAFAAAGAIDVIVNNAGYGLVGAVEELTEAQIRDQMDTNFYGALWVSQAATPHLRAQGSGHIVQISTVGAVGSLPLFGLYNASKWALEGFSASLADELRPFGIRVTLAQLGGFDTDWAKSSMRFATGIPAYAELRSGILGMPDYPAADGDIGHASADSTDAQPPSEAASASDEPAPDATSGTESDWIEAPPEVGAAGLIALVNMPNPPLRKIIGPGAHQMVALALDQRRRDYADDPEFTWPA, encoded by the coding sequence TTGACCAGAACGTGGTTCATCACCGGTGCCGGCCGCGGGCTCGGCCGGGCATTCACGACGGCCGCGCTCGCGCAGGGCGACCGTGTCGTCGCGACCGCCCGCGACCCGGAGTCCCTGACGGACCTCGCCGACGACCGCCTGACCGTGCTGCCCTTGGACGTACGCGACCGCGAACATGTGATCGCCACCGTGGACAAGGCGTTCGCCGCGGCGGGCGCCATCGACGTGATCGTGAACAACGCGGGCTACGGCCTGGTCGGCGCCGTCGAAGAACTGACCGAAGCGCAGATCCGCGACCAGATGGACACCAATTTCTATGGGGCGCTCTGGGTTTCGCAGGCGGCCACGCCGCATCTACGCGCCCAGGGCTCCGGGCACATCGTGCAGATCTCCACGGTCGGGGCCGTGGGGAGCCTCCCGCTGTTCGGCCTCTACAACGCGAGCAAATGGGCACTGGAGGGATTCAGCGCCTCGCTCGCCGACGAGCTGCGCCCCTTCGGCATCCGGGTCACGCTCGCGCAACTGGGCGGCTTCGACACCGACTGGGCGAAGTCGAGCATGCGGTTCGCCACCGGCATCCCCGCGTACGCCGAGTTGCGCAGCGGCATCCTGGGCATGCCGGACTACCCAGCTGCCGACGGGGACATCGGGCACGCTTCCGCCGACTCGACCGACGCCCAGCCGCCGAGCGAAGCCGCCTCCGCCTCGGATGAACCCGCGCCGGACGCTACGTCGGGCACCGAGTCCGATTGGATCGAAGCACCGCCCGAAGTGGGCGCCGCGGGCTTGATCGCACTGGTGAACATGCCGAACCCGCCGCTGCGCAAGATCATCGGGCCCGGCGCACACCAAATGGTCGCGCTCGCCTTGGACCAGCGCCGTCGCGACTACGCCGACGACCCCGAATTCACCTGGCCGGCGTGA
- a CDS encoding TetR/AcrR family transcriptional regulator, with protein sequence MADTPTAARRSERARAAILAATAELIREVSYAKLSVEAIAARAGVGKQTIYRWWPSKGAVVFDAMLESDSGPAGPALPDTGDVAADLRLLLRGSVGALTDPGFESFLRAIYIEIQQDAELAVAYRERLLLPQRAAVADRLAAAVAAGELRAGLDLELATDLLLGPMQMRWSLGLGGLTEAYADAALDAALAYLRA encoded by the coding sequence ATGGCCGATACTCCGACCGCCGCGCGCCGCAGTGAGCGTGCCCGTGCGGCGATACTTGCCGCGACAGCCGAGCTGATCCGCGAGGTGTCCTACGCGAAATTGAGCGTCGAGGCCATCGCGGCCCGGGCGGGTGTGGGCAAGCAGACGATCTACCGCTGGTGGCCGTCGAAGGGTGCGGTCGTCTTCGACGCCATGCTCGAATCCGATTCCGGCCCGGCTGGTCCCGCACTGCCCGACACCGGCGACGTCGCGGCCGACTTGCGCCTGCTGCTGCGCGGTTCGGTGGGCGCGCTCACCGATCCCGGCTTCGAGTCCTTTCTACGGGCGATATACATCGAGATCCAGCAAGACGCGGAACTGGCCGTCGCGTACCGCGAGCGCCTGCTGCTGCCCCAGCGCGCCGCCGTCGCCGACCGGCTGGCCGCCGCCGTCGCCGCCGGGGAACTGCGCGCCGGGCTGGACCTGGAACTCGCCACTGATCTGCTGCTCGGCCCGATGCAGATGCGGTGGTCGCTGGGGCTCGGCGGGCTCACGGAGGCGTACGCCGACGCCGCGCTCGATGCCGCGCTGGCCTATCTGCGGGCGTGA
- a CDS encoding SRPBCC domain-containing protein, with translation MAFVIDLAADIDAPAELVWQVITDFPRYGEWNPFVLECRSSLAPGEPIDMLVRVSGSSPRKQREWIRSHTPGRELSYSMKPVPPGALHSLRSHTVTPLSDDRTHYESHFELGGWLHPVVVALLGKNLRRGFEGMTDGIKEQAEKLRAS, from the coding sequence ATGGCCTTCGTCATCGACCTCGCCGCCGACATCGACGCCCCCGCCGAGCTGGTGTGGCAGGTGATCACCGACTTCCCGCGCTACGGCGAGTGGAATCCCTTCGTCCTGGAGTGCCGCAGTTCGCTGGCGCCCGGCGAGCCGATCGACATGCTCGTTCGAGTCTCCGGATCGAGCCCTCGCAAGCAGCGGGAGTGGATTCGCTCGCACACTCCGGGCCGTGAGCTCAGCTACTCGATGAAACCGGTACCCCCGGGCGCGCTGCACAGTCTGCGCTCGCACACCGTGACACCGCTCTCCGACGACCGCACCCACTACGAGTCACACTTCGAACTCGGCGGATGGCTGCATCCCGTGGTCGTCGCACTGCTCGGCAAGAACTTGCGCCGCGGCTTCGAAGGCATGACCGATGGCATCAAGGAACAGGCCGAGAAGCTGCGAGCATCCTGA
- a CDS encoding alpha/beta-hydrolase family protein, which yields MTSLVSKFLDRRRRVAVAIRRVAPPRIGTTLGIGTGVLASLAPGLLPRAPSAQAALTGLLAALTLGVAGVLRVVLRHWGFDVNRRHGWLRRPLLIATSVLVVGAAANAGHWQNRLRAAMSTPHIDTGYWLRCALGAALIIGLLVGAARSITWTLRKLGWARGVSLAAVVAVLLYLVGVPAVVGWRESVYASANAEVDPAVIQPVSHHGSGSAESAVSWASLGSEGRKFVSGAPGRAVRVYVGVASAPDLDSRVALAIRELERSGGFARSHLVVTVPTGSGWIDANAVAGFDRRFDGDVALVGLQYSYLPSWATFVFGRDAAVTAARSLFTAVERHIAGLAHKPKLYLYGQSLGALGGNAVFGDDAEQDSRTCAVLWAGPPANHVHRGGATVLANSSDPVIHWSLSQVWRAPDLDGARVDAPVPQWLPVISFAQTTADLLAALHAPPGHGHRYGTDQGTAMGSC from the coding sequence ATGACCTCGCTCGTCTCGAAGTTCCTGGATCGGCGCAGGCGGGTCGCCGTGGCGATACGCCGGGTCGCACCGCCGCGGATCGGCACGACGCTCGGCATCGGCACCGGTGTGCTGGCTTCCCTGGCGCCCGGACTGCTCCCTCGCGCACCGAGCGCGCAGGCCGCGCTGACCGGGCTCCTCGCGGCGCTCACTCTCGGTGTGGCCGGGGTGCTGCGCGTCGTCCTGCGGCACTGGGGTTTCGACGTCAACCGGCGGCACGGGTGGTTGCGGCGGCCGTTGCTCATCGCGACGTCGGTCCTGGTGGTGGGTGCGGCGGCGAACGCGGGACACTGGCAGAACCGGCTGCGCGCCGCGATGAGCACGCCGCACATCGACACCGGCTACTGGCTGCGGTGCGCGCTCGGCGCTGCGTTGATCATCGGACTGCTCGTCGGCGCTGCCCGCTCGATCACCTGGACGTTGCGGAAGCTGGGCTGGGCGCGGGGCGTCTCGCTGGCCGCGGTCGTGGCGGTTCTGCTGTACCTCGTGGGCGTGCCCGCGGTGGTCGGATGGCGGGAGTCGGTGTACGCGAGCGCGAACGCGGAGGTGGACCCCGCGGTGATCCAGCCGGTCTCGCACCACGGGTCGGGCAGCGCCGAGTCGGCGGTGAGCTGGGCATCGCTCGGCTCGGAGGGACGCAAATTCGTCAGCGGCGCGCCGGGGCGGGCGGTGCGGGTCTACGTCGGGGTGGCCTCGGCGCCCGACCTGGACAGCCGCGTCGCGCTGGCGATCCGCGAGCTGGAACGGTCGGGCGGCTTCGCGCGCTCGCACCTGGTCGTCACGGTGCCCACCGGATCGGGCTGGATCGACGCCAACGCCGTGGCGGGTTTCGATCGCCGCTTCGACGGTGACGTGGCGCTGGTCGGGTTGCAGTACTCCTATCTCCCGAGCTGGGCGACGTTCGTGTTCGGCCGGGATGCGGCGGTGACGGCCGCGCGCAGTCTGTTCACCGCCGTCGAGCGCCACATCGCGGGGCTGGCGCACAAACCGAAGCTGTACCTCTACGGGCAGAGCCTCGGCGCGCTGGGCGGCAATGCCGTCTTCGGGGACGACGCCGAGCAGGACAGCCGGACCTGCGCGGTCCTCTGGGCGGGACCTCCGGCCAACCACGTGCATCGCGGCGGCGCGACGGTGCTGGCCAACAGTTCCGATCCGGTGATCCACTGGTCGCTGTCCCAGGTGTGGCGCGCGCCCGACCTGGACGGCGCCCGGGTCGACGCTCCGGTTCCGCAGTGGCTTCCGGTGATCAGCTTCGCGCAGACCACCGCAGACCTGCTCGCGGCGTTGCACGCCCCGCCGGGCCACGGCCACCGTTACGGCACCGATCAGGGCACGGCCATGGGGTCCTGCTGA
- a CDS encoding LPXTG cell wall anchor domain-containing protein translates to MSTPTSAGRETRSASAAGARNHSTATTSITAPTRRYAALTAAALTAMAATAFLAPAQQAAAAAAPIESAQASAAIAELAAGTPDALTAIPADFVASFGYRPSTVDGVLVNPRGDCSSPVTLPVEFDTACKAHDLGYDLLRYADQRGEPLGPWARQALDATLDRQMHQACAARVDSFSRARCDAMASIAHTAVDLNSRRQDYGAPVVEPLLDTADTGPATSGVLLGVLGAGIAGLIAALVVRNRRRDPAPVAGMPHSDAAVRP, encoded by the coding sequence ATGAGCACACCGACCAGCGCCGGGCGCGAGACCCGGTCCGCCTCGGCCGCAGGAGCCCGAAACCATTCCACCGCAACCACTTCCATCACCGCGCCGACGCGGCGCTATGCGGCGCTCACCGCGGCGGCGCTGACTGCCATGGCGGCGACGGCGTTTCTCGCCCCCGCCCAGCAGGCCGCCGCGGCCGCCGCGCCGATCGAGAGCGCGCAGGCGAGCGCCGCGATCGCCGAACTGGCCGCGGGCACGCCCGACGCGCTCACCGCGATCCCGGCGGACTTCGTCGCGTCGTTCGGCTACCGGCCGAGCACGGTGGACGGGGTGCTGGTCAATCCGCGCGGCGACTGCTCGTCCCCGGTGACGCTGCCGGTCGAGTTCGATACCGCGTGCAAGGCCCACGACCTCGGCTACGACCTGCTGCGCTACGCCGACCAGCGCGGCGAGCCGCTGGGCCCGTGGGCGCGGCAGGCCCTCGACGCGACGCTGGACCGGCAGATGCACCAAGCCTGCGCCGCCCGTGTGGACTCCTTCTCCCGCGCCCGCTGTGATGCGATGGCCTCGATCGCGCACACCGCCGTCGACTTGAACTCGCGGCGGCAGGACTACGGCGCGCCTGTGGTGGAGCCCTTGCTCGACACGGCGGACACCGGACCCGCGACGAGCGGTGTGCTGCTCGGCGTGCTCGGCGCCGGAATCGCCGGGCTGATCGCGGCCCTCGTCGTGCGCAACCGCCGCCGTGACCCCGCGCCGGTGGCGGGCATGCCGCATTCCGACGCGGCGGTACGACCATGA